One Nicotiana tomentosiformis chromosome 4, ASM39032v3, whole genome shotgun sequence genomic window carries:
- the LOC104100588 gene encoding protein JINGUBANG-like: MLAETCPHNNLLPHSSNFCNNMVHSVPNMSSTTVNDDDFDVRQSSFSAYDPNRLSAEGSPTMLSPWNQSSPFNKSPWYKFDDDVPKNIPQNGLIGSLVREEGHIYSLAAKNDILYTGSDSKNIRVWKDMKEFAAFKSNSGLVKAIIISGEKIFTGHQDGKVRIWKVQSKNPSNHKRAGSLPTFFDIFKASIKPSNYVEVKRNRTALWIKHCDAISCLSMDHTQGLLYSASWDRTFKVWRVDNSKCLESVKAHDDAVNSVVASVDGIVYTGSADGTVKVWKRESVGKSVNHVFVQTLLNQECAVTALAVNKSGSVVYCGSSDGVVNFWEREKQLSHGGVLTGHKLAVLCLAVAGNLVFSGSADKNIIVWKRDGSVHTCLSILTGHNGPVKCLAVEEDKESTGSERKWVVYSGSLDKSVKVWSVSEMAPNLHHMAMNNGQEDVSWDSIPSAKYSSDGPSI; encoded by the exons ATGTTAGCTGAAACTTGTCCCCATAATAATTTATTACCTCATAGTAGTAATTTTTGTAACAACATGGTTCACTCCGTGCCCAATATGTCGTCAACTACCGTTAACGACGACGATTTCGACGTCCGTCAAAGTAGTTTCTCCGCCTATGATCCCAATCGCCTTAGCGCCGAGGGATCTCCTACGATGTTGTCACCTTGGAACCAAAGTTCTCCTTTTAATAAATCCCCTTGGTACAAATTTGACGATGATGTTCCAAAAAACATCCCACAAAATGGTCTCATTGGTTCTCttgttcgtgaagaagggcaTATATATTCTTTAGCTGCAAAGAATGATATtctttatactggttcggatagCAAAAACATACGTGTTTGGAAAGATATGAAGGAATTTGCTGCTTTTAAATCAAATAGTGGTCTTGTTAAAGCTATTATTATCTCCGGGGAGAAAATTTTCACGGGTCATCAAGATGGAAAGGTACGAATTTGGAAGGTGCAATCGAAGAATCCGAGTAATCATAAACGTGCAGGGAGTTTACCAAcattttttgatattttcaaGGCTTCCATTAAGCCCAGCAACTATGTTGAG GTAAAGCGTAATCGGACAGCCCTTTGGATCAAGCATTGCGACGCAATTTCATGTTTGAGCATGGACCATACTCAAGGCCTTCTCTACTCAGCTTCATGGGATAGAACATTTAAAGTATGGAGAGTTGATAACTCCAAATGTTTGGAATCCGTTAAAGCCCATGACGACGCCGTTAACTCGGTTGTAGCCAGCGTAGACGGAATCGTTTATACCGGTTCAGCAGACGGAACCGTCAAAGTTTGGAAAAGGGAATCCGTAGGAAAAAGCGTAAATCATGTTTTTGTACAAACACTACTGAACCAGGAATGTGCAGTGACGGCTCTAGCGGTTAATAAATCCGGTTCAGTAGTTTACTGCGGTTCGTCGGATGGCGTTGTGAATTTTTGGGAACGTGAAAAACAACTGTCTCACGGAGGGGTACTTACAGGGCATAAATTAGCGGTTCTTTGCTTAGCAGTTGCTGGGAATTTGGTTTTCAGCGGTTCAGCagataaaaatattattgtttGGAAAAGGGACGGTTCGGTTCACACGTGTTTGTCTATATTGACCGGTCATAATGGACCGGTGAAATGTCTAGCGGTCGAGGAAGATAAGGAGTCGACCGGAAGTGAGAGAAAATGGGTGGTTTATAGTGGAAGTCTTGATAAATCGGTGAAAGTTTGGAGTGTTTCAGAAATGGCACCTAATTTGCATCATATGGCCATGAATAATGGTCAAGAAGATGTAAGCTGGGATTCAATCCCATCCGCTAAATATTCATCTGACGGTCCAAGTATATGA